A genomic region of Xiphophorus couchianus chromosome 9, X_couchianus-1.0, whole genome shotgun sequence contains the following coding sequences:
- the nexn gene encoding nexilin isoform X2 — protein sequence MTEVAQVAAVDIHDDKNDANDNEHRTSAEEDSEEEMRQEEDDETFSDAEERSERTPQSKGRETNRVKDQTSEEAESTQLNGEESDESEKKDAVNGVSDSKDQVQETDNSQNMSDLAFKKEKLLRARRPVARTYVPKLNKEKGDVTNKFEAMQKAREERSRQRNRDEQQKRKDQYVKEREWNRRKQQIKELLASSDEEEEVKTKKVEKSYVPKITGSVKGKFAEMEKQRQEEERKRMEEERKKREAQDNMEKAKIKKELAKKAAEEGDDTILIRVVPAKQSRPPGKIKMNFEDIEKSREEELRKKVEEEKKRRYDENRRSFREAKRRSIVQQEDEEEKPSEKSSVTPGKLKLTFEELEKERQEQQRKQAEEEAKQRLLEEKKAFQEAKQGMEEDEDISQEDQEDKEEIRPGKLRLSFEEVERQRVEEERKRAEKETKRRMEEERRAFAEARKSMLIDEDDEVLMALLNLEGSKPGKICASFENLERQRREEEQRKAEEEAKRRLEEEKRLFAEARKSMSPILDQEKSAYGDETVLEDDEVMVKSESQEALHPRKLEINFEELLKEKEEAERRRKAEERKKKLEQEKQEFEQLRKEMGEEEINESSDVISTEYEELTKLKKTGSIKAKNLKSKFEKIKQLTEEEIQKKIEMERERRKAIDDEIKQREAERAQEDEEKEERETTSVRSDDLPFKQKVDMRARFEQMAKAREEEERRRIEEQKLQRMQFEQQEIDAALQKKKEDDGEDEGSIINGSAAYEDEEDHARSGAPWFKKPLKNQSVVDSEPVRFTVKITGEPKPEVTWWFEGEMLQDCEDYQYIERGETYCLYLPETFPEDEGEYMCKAVNSRGTAASTCILTIETYDY from the exons ATGACTGAGGTGGCACAGGTTGCAGCTGTTGACATTCATGATGATAAAAATGATGCAAACGACAACGAGCACAGGACGAGTGCCGAAGAAGACTCGGAGGAGGAAATGAGACAGGAAGAGGACGATGAGACATTTAGCGATGCTGAGGAGAGAAGTGAAAGGACACCACAGAGCAAAGGCAGAGAAACTAACAGAGTGAAAGACCAAACAAGTGAGGAGGCTGAGTCAACACAACTGAATGGAGAGGAAAGCGATGAAAGTGAGAAAAAGGATGCTGTCAATGGTGTTTCGGACAGTAAAGATCAAGTACAGGAAACAGACAACTCACAGAACATGTCTGATCTGGCTTTTAAGAAAGAG AAGCTGCTGAGGGCCAGAAGGCCAGTGGCCAGGACCTATGTGCCGAAgctgaacaaagaaaaaggagatGTGACAAACAAGTTTGAGGCCATGCAGAAAGCCAGAGAGGAGCGCAGCCGGCAGAGGAACAGGGACGAACAGCAGAAGAGGAAGGATCAATACGTCAAGGAGAGGGAGTGGAATCGCAGAAAGCAGCAG ATAAAAGAACTACTTGCTTCCagtgatgaggaagaggaggtaaAAACGAAAAAGGTGGAAAAGTCCTACGTCCCCAAAATCACAG GTAGTGTGAAGGGGAAGTTTGCAGAAATGGAGAAACAAAGAcaagaagaggagaggaagaggatggaggaggagaggaagaagagagaggcccaggacaacatggagaaaGCCAAAATTAAGAAGGAACTGGCTAAGAAAGCTGCTGAG gAAGGAGATGACACAATCCTGATACGTGTGGTTCCAGCAAAGCAGTCAAGACCTCCAGGCAAAATCAAGATGAACTTCGAGGACATTGAGAAAAGCCGggaggaggagctgaggaaAAAGgtagaggaggagaaaaagagacGGTATGATGAAAACAGACGCTCCTTCAGGGAAGCCAAGCGGCGCTCTATTGTTCAAcaagag gatgaagaagaaaaaccttcagAGAAATCGTCGGTGACTCCTGGAAAGCTGAAGCTGACGTTTGAGGAGCTGGAAAAGGAAAggcaggagcagcagaggaagcaaGCTGAAGAAGAAGCCAAACAACGTTtgctggaggagaagaaggcTTTTCAGGAGGCAAAACAGGGAAtg GAAGAAGATGAGGACATCAGCCAGGAGGATCAGGAGGACAAAGAGGAGATTCGTCCTGGAAAACTGAGGCTGAGCTTCGAGGAGGTGGAGAGACAAAGAGTTGAAGAGGAGCGCAAAAGAGCAGAGAAGGAGACCAAGAGACgcatggaggaggagagaagagcTTTTGCTGAAGCAAGGAAAAGCATG CTGAtagatgaagatgatgaagtgCTGATGGCCTTGCTGAACCTAGAGGGCAGCAAACCTGGGAAAATCTGCGCCAGCTTTGAAAACTTAGAGCGGCAGAGACgtgaggaggagcagaggaaagcagaggaggaggcCAAGAGgaggctggaggaggagaagaggctCTTTGCTGAGGCTCGCAAGAGCATG AGCCCTATCCTGGATCAGGAAAAATCTGCATATGGAGATGAAAca GTGCTGGAAGATGACGAGGTGATGGTGAAGAGTGAGTCTCAGGAGGCTCTGCACCCCAGAAAATTGGAGATCAACTTTGAGGAGCTcctaaaagaaaaggaagaggcTGAGAGGAGACGCAAAGCTGAGGAGCGCAAAAAGAAACTGGAGCAGGAAAAGCAGGAATTTGAGCAGCTCAGAAAAGAGATGGGAGAg GAAGAAATAAACGAAAGCTCAGACGTCATAAGCACGGAATACGAAGAACTGACAAAACTCAAGAAAACTGGTTCCATTAAGGCCAAAAACCTCAAGTCCAAATTTGAGAAAATCAAGCAGCTGACAGAGGAGGAGATCCAGAAAAAGATCGAGATGGAACGAGAGCGGAGGAAGGCCATTGATGACGAAATTAAACAGAGAGAAGCTGAAAGGGCCCAGGAG GacgaggaaaaagaagaaagagagacaACTTCAGTGAGATCTGACGACCTACCGTTCAAACAGAAGGTGGACATGCGGGCCCGGTTCGAACAAATGGCCAAAgccagagaggaagaagaacgGAGGAGAATAGAGGAGCAGAAGCTGCAGAGGATGCAGTTTGAACAGCAAGAAATTGATGCTGCGCTGCAAAAA AAAAAAGAGGATGACGGCGAGGATGAAGGCAGCATCATCAACGGATCTGCAGCCTATGAAGATGAGGAAGATCATGCGAGGTCAGGTGCGCCGTGGTTTAAAAAGCCCCTCAAAAACCAGTCGGTGGTGGATTCTGAGCCAGTTCGGTTCACCGTTAAGATCACCGGAGAGCCAAAGCCAGAGGTCACCTGGTGGTTTGAGGGAGAGATGCTCCAGGACTGTGAGGACTATCAGTATATCGAAAGAGGAGAGACATACTGCCTCTACCTGCCGGAGACCTTCCCGGAGGATGAGGGGGAGTACATGTGCAAGGCTGTGAACAGCAGGGGCACAGCAGCAAGTACCTGCATTCTCACAATAGAAA CTTATGACTACTGA
- the nexn gene encoding nexilin isoform X1 produces MTEVAQVAAVDIHDDKNDANDNEHRTSAEEDSEEEMRQEEDDETFSDAEERSERTPQSKGRETNRVKDQTSEEAESTQLNGEESDESEKKDAVNGVSDSKDQVQETDNSQNMSDLAFKKEKLLRARRPVARTYVPKLNKEKGDVTNKFEAMQKAREERSRQRNRDEQQKRKDQYVKEREWNRRKQQIKELLASSDEEEEVKTKKVEKSYVPKITGSVKGKFAEMEKQRQEEERKRMEEERKKREAQDNMEKAKIKKELAKKAAEEGDDTILIRVVPAKQSRPPGKIKMNFEDIEKSREEELRKKVEEEKKRRYDENRRSFREAKRRSIVQQEDEEEKPSEKSSVTPGKLKLTFEELEKERQEQQRKQAEEEAKQRLLEEKKAFQEAKQGMEEDEDISQEDQEDKEEIRPGKLRLSFEEVERQRVEEERKRAEKETKRRMEEERRAFAEARKSMLIDEDDEVLMALLNLEGSKPGKICASFENLERQRREEEQRKAEEEAKRRLEEEKRLFAEARKSMSPILDQEKSAYGDETVLEDDEVMVKSESQEALHPRKLEINFEELLKEKEEAERRRKAEERKKKLEQEKQEFEQLRKEMGEEEINESSDVISTEYEELTKLKKTGSIKAKNLKSKFEKIKQLTEEEIQKKIEMERERRKAIDDEIKQREAERAQEDEEKEERETTSVRSDDLPFKQKVDMRARFEQMAKAREEEERRRIEEQKLQRMQFEQQEIDAALQKKKEDDGEDEGSIINGSAAYEDEEDHARSGAPWFKKPLKNQSVVDSEPVRFTVKITGEPKPEVTWWFEGEMLQDCEDYQYIERGETYCLYLPETFPEDEGEYMCKAVNSRGTAASTCILTIESKTTLV; encoded by the exons ATGACTGAGGTGGCACAGGTTGCAGCTGTTGACATTCATGATGATAAAAATGATGCAAACGACAACGAGCACAGGACGAGTGCCGAAGAAGACTCGGAGGAGGAAATGAGACAGGAAGAGGACGATGAGACATTTAGCGATGCTGAGGAGAGAAGTGAAAGGACACCACAGAGCAAAGGCAGAGAAACTAACAGAGTGAAAGACCAAACAAGTGAGGAGGCTGAGTCAACACAACTGAATGGAGAGGAAAGCGATGAAAGTGAGAAAAAGGATGCTGTCAATGGTGTTTCGGACAGTAAAGATCAAGTACAGGAAACAGACAACTCACAGAACATGTCTGATCTGGCTTTTAAGAAAGAG AAGCTGCTGAGGGCCAGAAGGCCAGTGGCCAGGACCTATGTGCCGAAgctgaacaaagaaaaaggagatGTGACAAACAAGTTTGAGGCCATGCAGAAAGCCAGAGAGGAGCGCAGCCGGCAGAGGAACAGGGACGAACAGCAGAAGAGGAAGGATCAATACGTCAAGGAGAGGGAGTGGAATCGCAGAAAGCAGCAG ATAAAAGAACTACTTGCTTCCagtgatgaggaagaggaggtaaAAACGAAAAAGGTGGAAAAGTCCTACGTCCCCAAAATCACAG GTAGTGTGAAGGGGAAGTTTGCAGAAATGGAGAAACAAAGAcaagaagaggagaggaagaggatggaggaggagaggaagaagagagaggcccaggacaacatggagaaaGCCAAAATTAAGAAGGAACTGGCTAAGAAAGCTGCTGAG gAAGGAGATGACACAATCCTGATACGTGTGGTTCCAGCAAAGCAGTCAAGACCTCCAGGCAAAATCAAGATGAACTTCGAGGACATTGAGAAAAGCCGggaggaggagctgaggaaAAAGgtagaggaggagaaaaagagacGGTATGATGAAAACAGACGCTCCTTCAGGGAAGCCAAGCGGCGCTCTATTGTTCAAcaagag gatgaagaagaaaaaccttcagAGAAATCGTCGGTGACTCCTGGAAAGCTGAAGCTGACGTTTGAGGAGCTGGAAAAGGAAAggcaggagcagcagaggaagcaaGCTGAAGAAGAAGCCAAACAACGTTtgctggaggagaagaaggcTTTTCAGGAGGCAAAACAGGGAAtg GAAGAAGATGAGGACATCAGCCAGGAGGATCAGGAGGACAAAGAGGAGATTCGTCCTGGAAAACTGAGGCTGAGCTTCGAGGAGGTGGAGAGACAAAGAGTTGAAGAGGAGCGCAAAAGAGCAGAGAAGGAGACCAAGAGACgcatggaggaggagagaagagcTTTTGCTGAAGCAAGGAAAAGCATG CTGAtagatgaagatgatgaagtgCTGATGGCCTTGCTGAACCTAGAGGGCAGCAAACCTGGGAAAATCTGCGCCAGCTTTGAAAACTTAGAGCGGCAGAGACgtgaggaggagcagaggaaagcagaggaggaggcCAAGAGgaggctggaggaggagaagaggctCTTTGCTGAGGCTCGCAAGAGCATG AGCCCTATCCTGGATCAGGAAAAATCTGCATATGGAGATGAAAca GTGCTGGAAGATGACGAGGTGATGGTGAAGAGTGAGTCTCAGGAGGCTCTGCACCCCAGAAAATTGGAGATCAACTTTGAGGAGCTcctaaaagaaaaggaagaggcTGAGAGGAGACGCAAAGCTGAGGAGCGCAAAAAGAAACTGGAGCAGGAAAAGCAGGAATTTGAGCAGCTCAGAAAAGAGATGGGAGAg GAAGAAATAAACGAAAGCTCAGACGTCATAAGCACGGAATACGAAGAACTGACAAAACTCAAGAAAACTGGTTCCATTAAGGCCAAAAACCTCAAGTCCAAATTTGAGAAAATCAAGCAGCTGACAGAGGAGGAGATCCAGAAAAAGATCGAGATGGAACGAGAGCGGAGGAAGGCCATTGATGACGAAATTAAACAGAGAGAAGCTGAAAGGGCCCAGGAG GacgaggaaaaagaagaaagagagacaACTTCAGTGAGATCTGACGACCTACCGTTCAAACAGAAGGTGGACATGCGGGCCCGGTTCGAACAAATGGCCAAAgccagagaggaagaagaacgGAGGAGAATAGAGGAGCAGAAGCTGCAGAGGATGCAGTTTGAACAGCAAGAAATTGATGCTGCGCTGCAAAAA AAAAAAGAGGATGACGGCGAGGATGAAGGCAGCATCATCAACGGATCTGCAGCCTATGAAGATGAGGAAGATCATGCGAGGTCAGGTGCGCCGTGGTTTAAAAAGCCCCTCAAAAACCAGTCGGTGGTGGATTCTGAGCCAGTTCGGTTCACCGTTAAGATCACCGGAGAGCCAAAGCCAGAGGTCACCTGGTGGTTTGAGGGAGAGATGCTCCAGGACTGTGAGGACTATCAGTATATCGAAAGAGGAGAGACATACTGCCTCTACCTGCCGGAGACCTTCCCGGAGGATGAGGGGGAGTACATGTGCAAGGCTGTGAACAGCAGGGGCACAGCAGCAAGTACCTGCATTCTCACAATAGAAAGTAAGACCACTCTGGTGTGA
- the nexn gene encoding nexilin isoform X3, with translation MTEVAQVAAVDIHDDKNDANDNEHRTSAEEDSEEEMRQEEDDETFSDAEERSERTPQSKGRETNRVKDQTSEEAESTQLNGEESDESEKKDAVNGVSDSKDQVQETDNSQNMSDLAFKKEKLLRARRPVARTYVPKLNKEKGDVTNKFEAMQKAREERSRQRNRDEQQKRKDQYVKEREWNRRKQQIKELLASSDEEEEVKTKKVEKSYVPKITGSVKGKFAEMEKQRQEEERKRMEEERKKREAQDNMEKAKIKKELAKKAAEEGDDTILIRVVPAKQSRPPGKIKMNFEDIEKSREEELRKKVEEEKKRRYDENRRSFREAKRRSIVQQEDEEEKPSEKSSVTPGKLKLTFEELEKERQEQQRKQAEEEAKQRLLEEKKAFQEAKQGMEEDEDISQEDQEDKEEIRPGKLRLSFEEVERQRVEEERKRAEKETKRRMEEERRAFAEARKSMLIDEDDEVLMALLNLEGSKPGKICASFENLERQRREEEQRKAEEEAKRRLEEEKRLFAEARKSMVLEDDEVMVKSESQEALHPRKLEINFEELLKEKEEAERRRKAEERKKKLEQEKQEFEQLRKEMGEEEINESSDVISTEYEELTKLKKTGSIKAKNLKSKFEKIKQLTEEEIQKKIEMERERRKAIDDEIKQREAERAQEDEEKEERETTSVRSDDLPFKQKVDMRARFEQMAKAREEEERRRIEEQKLQRMQFEQQEIDAALQKKKEDDGEDEGSIINGSAAYEDEEDHARSGAPWFKKPLKNQSVVDSEPVRFTVKITGEPKPEVTWWFEGEMLQDCEDYQYIERGETYCLYLPETFPEDEGEYMCKAVNSRGTAASTCILTIESKTTLV, from the exons ATGACTGAGGTGGCACAGGTTGCAGCTGTTGACATTCATGATGATAAAAATGATGCAAACGACAACGAGCACAGGACGAGTGCCGAAGAAGACTCGGAGGAGGAAATGAGACAGGAAGAGGACGATGAGACATTTAGCGATGCTGAGGAGAGAAGTGAAAGGACACCACAGAGCAAAGGCAGAGAAACTAACAGAGTGAAAGACCAAACAAGTGAGGAGGCTGAGTCAACACAACTGAATGGAGAGGAAAGCGATGAAAGTGAGAAAAAGGATGCTGTCAATGGTGTTTCGGACAGTAAAGATCAAGTACAGGAAACAGACAACTCACAGAACATGTCTGATCTGGCTTTTAAGAAAGAG AAGCTGCTGAGGGCCAGAAGGCCAGTGGCCAGGACCTATGTGCCGAAgctgaacaaagaaaaaggagatGTGACAAACAAGTTTGAGGCCATGCAGAAAGCCAGAGAGGAGCGCAGCCGGCAGAGGAACAGGGACGAACAGCAGAAGAGGAAGGATCAATACGTCAAGGAGAGGGAGTGGAATCGCAGAAAGCAGCAG ATAAAAGAACTACTTGCTTCCagtgatgaggaagaggaggtaaAAACGAAAAAGGTGGAAAAGTCCTACGTCCCCAAAATCACAG GTAGTGTGAAGGGGAAGTTTGCAGAAATGGAGAAACAAAGAcaagaagaggagaggaagaggatggaggaggagaggaagaagagagaggcccaggacaacatggagaaaGCCAAAATTAAGAAGGAACTGGCTAAGAAAGCTGCTGAG gAAGGAGATGACACAATCCTGATACGTGTGGTTCCAGCAAAGCAGTCAAGACCTCCAGGCAAAATCAAGATGAACTTCGAGGACATTGAGAAAAGCCGggaggaggagctgaggaaAAAGgtagaggaggagaaaaagagacGGTATGATGAAAACAGACGCTCCTTCAGGGAAGCCAAGCGGCGCTCTATTGTTCAAcaagag gatgaagaagaaaaaccttcagAGAAATCGTCGGTGACTCCTGGAAAGCTGAAGCTGACGTTTGAGGAGCTGGAAAAGGAAAggcaggagcagcagaggaagcaaGCTGAAGAAGAAGCCAAACAACGTTtgctggaggagaagaaggcTTTTCAGGAGGCAAAACAGGGAAtg GAAGAAGATGAGGACATCAGCCAGGAGGATCAGGAGGACAAAGAGGAGATTCGTCCTGGAAAACTGAGGCTGAGCTTCGAGGAGGTGGAGAGACAAAGAGTTGAAGAGGAGCGCAAAAGAGCAGAGAAGGAGACCAAGAGACgcatggaggaggagagaagagcTTTTGCTGAAGCAAGGAAAAGCATG CTGAtagatgaagatgatgaagtgCTGATGGCCTTGCTGAACCTAGAGGGCAGCAAACCTGGGAAAATCTGCGCCAGCTTTGAAAACTTAGAGCGGCAGAGACgtgaggaggagcagaggaaagcagaggaggaggcCAAGAGgaggctggaggaggagaagaggctCTTTGCTGAGGCTCGCAAGAGCATG GTGCTGGAAGATGACGAGGTGATGGTGAAGAGTGAGTCTCAGGAGGCTCTGCACCCCAGAAAATTGGAGATCAACTTTGAGGAGCTcctaaaagaaaaggaagaggcTGAGAGGAGACGCAAAGCTGAGGAGCGCAAAAAGAAACTGGAGCAGGAAAAGCAGGAATTTGAGCAGCTCAGAAAAGAGATGGGAGAg GAAGAAATAAACGAAAGCTCAGACGTCATAAGCACGGAATACGAAGAACTGACAAAACTCAAGAAAACTGGTTCCATTAAGGCCAAAAACCTCAAGTCCAAATTTGAGAAAATCAAGCAGCTGACAGAGGAGGAGATCCAGAAAAAGATCGAGATGGAACGAGAGCGGAGGAAGGCCATTGATGACGAAATTAAACAGAGAGAAGCTGAAAGGGCCCAGGAG GacgaggaaaaagaagaaagagagacaACTTCAGTGAGATCTGACGACCTACCGTTCAAACAGAAGGTGGACATGCGGGCCCGGTTCGAACAAATGGCCAAAgccagagaggaagaagaacgGAGGAGAATAGAGGAGCAGAAGCTGCAGAGGATGCAGTTTGAACAGCAAGAAATTGATGCTGCGCTGCAAAAA AAAAAAGAGGATGACGGCGAGGATGAAGGCAGCATCATCAACGGATCTGCAGCCTATGAAGATGAGGAAGATCATGCGAGGTCAGGTGCGCCGTGGTTTAAAAAGCCCCTCAAAAACCAGTCGGTGGTGGATTCTGAGCCAGTTCGGTTCACCGTTAAGATCACCGGAGAGCCAAAGCCAGAGGTCACCTGGTGGTTTGAGGGAGAGATGCTCCAGGACTGTGAGGACTATCAGTATATCGAAAGAGGAGAGACATACTGCCTCTACCTGCCGGAGACCTTCCCGGAGGATGAGGGGGAGTACATGTGCAAGGCTGTGAACAGCAGGGGCACAGCAGCAAGTACCTGCATTCTCACAATAGAAAGTAAGACCACTCTGGTGTGA
- the mindy4 gene encoding probable ubiquitin carboxyl-terminal hydrolase MINDY-4 yields MVPSVEEISSSLVREYLSRKGLKRTIACMDEEHPRTPASINNRSLLKQMLNIEDLYRQNKIQKSPVKTLLEIIVKHHIERLHHENITTGDSQQVVPNTGAASDYRAGSPSMINETKADEITPAICSTKHSELSSEVKEICSIPVTDLTMISKKDGPTSLNPNDFLIDNTDYQEGQQPMPSKKENYTRKEKESKCLIAGVTSKTKTSRIRRGMVAGPVAQESNRKRHSQRVEVSQPLFIRDQESRETQGGLELTAKNTSSCEEQNLESIDLKEENQEEKDFRSKGQKTVNTIKVQMKPDAHELKMAEMVLDDIDDSGGLPEVSLRSAVSKFKFPGRPMDHRNTMELKTILLGSSLSCFSTEWKNQGFTFSDTHDLGYGIVQRKGGPCGVLASIQAFFLKKLLFENTDGGDVILQRLRPSSSTRRHCLVLALAEVLWRAGEEKQAVVAINSGRSHFTTFGHYRSEELFEKMTCFSVDNIKDLQVILEQHIEQYEMGMFGCVLLVISAVLSRSIEKVREDMDLHTTPLIGAHGYCTQELVNLLLCGRAVSNVFDNNIELDSGNGNMTLLKGIKDQCQVGLLSLFEHYNICKVGAYLKSPSYPIWVVCSESHFSVLFGLQRELLTNQDEDLEFDLYYYDGLANQQEEIRLTVSLGKLAQKHHQVDADLIPPLELCIRTQWKDASVNWNETEPIL; encoded by the exons ATGGTCCCTTCGGTTGAAGAAATTTCTTCGTCTTTAGTGCGGGAATATCTGAGCAGGAAG GGCCTGAAAAGGACCATTGCTTGTATGGATGAGGAACATCCACGCACGCCTGCCAGTATCAATAACCGATCACTGCTGAAGCAGATGCTTAACATTGAAGATCTCTACAGACAAAATAAG ATTCAGAAATCGCCTGTGAAAACATTGTTGGAAATCATCGTGAAGCATCACATTGAACGGTTACACCATGAAAATATCACCACAGGAGACTCTCAACAGGTGGTCCCAAATACAGGCGCAGCATCTGATTACCGTGCAGGATCACCATCaatgataaatgaaacaaaagcagatgAAATTACACCAGCGATTTGTTCTACCAAACACAGTGAACTGAG ttctgAAGTGAAAGAAATATGCAGCATTCCGGTGACAGACTTAACAATGATTTCAAAGAAAGATGGACCCACTTCCTTGAATCCAAATGATTTCTTAATTGACAACACAGATTACCAAGAAGGCCAGCAACCAATGCCTTCGAAAAAGGAGAACTACACccgaaaagagaaagaaagtaaaTGTTTGATTGCTGGGGTCACCTCGAAAACCAAAACTAGCCGCATCAGGCGAGGCATGGTGGCCGGACCAGTAGCTCAG gaaTCTAACAGAAAAAGGCATAGTCAAAGGGTTGAAGTTTCTCAACCATTGTTCATCAGGGATCAGGAAAGCAGAGAGACTCAGGGTGGACTTGAGTTGACTGCCAAAAACACATCCAGCTGCGAAGAACAAAATCTAGAGTCTattgatttaaaagaagaaaaccaggAAGAAAAGGACTTCAGAAGTAAAGGACAAAAAACagtaaacacaataaa AGTACAGATGAAACCAGATGCCCATGAGCTGAAAATGGCTGAGATGGTTTTAG atgacaTTGATGACTCTGGTGGTCTGCCTGAAGTGTCTCTTCGTAGCGCTgtttcaaagtttaaatttCCAGGCCGTCCAATGGACCATCGCAACACCATG gAATTGAAAACAATTCTTCTGGGTTCCAGCTTAAGTTGTTTTAGCACTGAGTGGAAGAATCAGGGTTTTACCTTTTCTGACACACATGACCTCGGATACGGGATTGTGCAGAGAAAG ggtgGTCCTTGTGGAGTCCTGGCATCaattcaagcattttttctGAAGAAGCTTCTGTTTGAAAACACTGATGGCGGAGATGTTATCCTTCA acgACTAAGACCTTCCAGCAGCACCAGAAGACACTGTCTTGTTTTGGCACTGGCTGAAGTTTTGTGGAGAGCCGGGGAGGAAAAACAAGCTGTAGTTGCAAT aaattcAGGAAGAAGCCATTTCACCACATTTGGACACTACAGATCTGAGGAATTGTTTGAAAAG ATGACGTGTTTCTCTGTGGATAACATCAAAGATCTGCAGGTCATTCTAGAGCAGCATATTGAGCAG TATGAAATGGGGATGTTCGGATGCGTCCTGCTGGTCATCTCAGCTGTTCTTTCTCGATCCATTGAAAA AGTGAGAGAGGACATGGACCTCCATACAACCCCACTGATAGGAGCTCATGGCTACTGCACTCAG GAGTTGGTGAATCTGTTGCTCTGTGGCAGAGCTGTTTCTAACGTCTTTGACAACAATATAGAGCTGGACTCAGGAAATGGCAACATGACTTTGCTTAAGGGAATTAAGGACCAATGCCAAGTCGGCCTGCTGTCCTTGTTTGAACATTATAATATCTGTAAG GTGGGGGCTTACCTGAAGTCTCCTTCTTACCCCATCTGGGTGGTGTGCAGTGAAAGTCACTTCAGTGTGCTGTTTGGCCTGCAGAGGGAGCTATTGACAAATCAAGATGAAGACCTGGAGTTTGATCTGTATTATTATGATGGATTGGCCAATCAGCAGGAGGAAATCCGCCTCACTGTTT CTCTCGGCAAATTGGCACAGAAACACCACCAAGTTGATGCTGATCTAATTCCTCCACTTGAGCTCTGCATCAGGACACA gTGGAAAGATGCATCAGTCAACTGGAATGAGACCGAACCAATTCTCTGA